TCGAGGATCCAGCCTCCACGTCCCATTCGATGTGCATCTGCGACTGCCAAAGGTTTTTTGTTACATTTGCTAGTTAATATACCAATGTTTCTATCACGAAGGGACGCTGTTTTCATATACAGATTGCGATTGGGCTATAGATGCAACTGGAAAATAGATGAGAGTCCCACGAGATGCCTGCATTGCCAGGAGGTAACATCATAGCCCCTAATTCACTACATATTACAGTGCCACTGTTTACAACCCATCAGACCAGGTGACCTGCCCAAGACAGGCGACGTTGTTCTCTCTTCTTTAGCTAGCTTAGCAGCCAAACAGCATACCCCTTCCCTTAGAGAATGAACAAACTTTcaagtttgttttaaatttccccccactAAGATAAGATTTCctcatatattcttttattcacgATTTATCCTATACAATACATCATAACTATTCTATCTACGACAAATTTCAAGCTTCACACAGTGAACAACTACTGGATAACTTAAGCGAAACCCAGGCCACCCGGGAAGAGTGACTCTGAAGGTATTGATACCTATCTGGCGGAATAAGATTTTTTCCATACTAAATATCAACCATTCACCTTGGAGGAGGGATACTGGTAAGGATGACCTAAAGGGTATTTGGTAGGCTGAGTATGTCAGTAAGACACCTGGCAGCTGTTTATGCAAAGTAGCATTGATCTCTTCGGTCGGAGCTATTAAAGAAGTAtatcaagaaaggaaaatatgtaaagtTTGAATTCTTAATATGTCAGTGATGTTGGGTACACAAGCACTAGATTTCAGCTAAGATAGACTGATTTCTTGAATGTTGATGTCTGTTGATTACGTGTGTTAAGGATTTCCTTAAACACTGTTAAGTTGGTTTGGGCATCACAATGCATGCTTATCCTTCAGTTTTACTGATCACTATGTATGTTCAGTGATCATGCCCCTCAGCAACACCTGGATAAGAATACGATTGCATCGCTATTTACATGATTACATGTTGTCAGTTTTTGTACGAGGACGCATTCGAGATTTTTGCGTGTAAGTAAAATCAACGCCTAAATATTGTTAACAGATNNNNNNNNNNNNNNNNNNNNNNNNNNNNNNNNTTTCTCTTTTAGATCATCTTTGACCAGTCGCCTTTGAAAACAGAAGCAAGTAAGTTATATTATTCATGTAAATGTCTGTTCTGTAGTTCTTATGGATCCCACATGAAAGACCATTTGTAACTATTGCCATGAAGCCAAACAAGGTTCACATGCAAAGTCTCTCATGATAATTACCTACAGAGAGAAGCGAGGCGATGCGCGAGGAGGAGCGGGACGAAGTGCTGTGGACGAGCGAGTGCTCGCCGCGGGTGGCGGGTGTTCGGCGTGGTCAGGACGCTCGCCTTCAGTGTGAGGTGGTCGCCCCCACAGGCTCTGTCCTCACGTGGTACAAGGAAGGCGTGCCACTGCACCGAGAGGTCAacaaacataaaactacaatgcCATTCTCGtagtatataatttctataaacataatatgtatgAGAATGTGATtgactttttcattatattttcatactaagataaaggggaaataacGAGTTTGGTAATACTTAATATAGGGTGCCCAGGTCGAGGTAGGTTCCACGCCCCAAGAGCTTCTGGAAGAGGCGACCAACATGCTGGGTCTGGAGGGGGAGTTGTCCTCAACAGCGTCCACGTCCGCCTCCGTCCTGCAAATCTCCTCCGTCGTCTATTTGGACTGCGTCTCCGACCAACACCAGGTCTGTTAGCATCAGAAAAAGAATCATCCTAACCATACTTGGAAATATGCAATTGCCTTTacattaacttttctttttatccttacaCAGGCGACATACAAGTTGGAGGTGAGAGCACCACGGAGTCAGAAGTCTTACTCTCGTCTTTTTACTGTAGTTATCGTAGGTAAGTTCACTTCACTGTTAATGAACAATTAACAATACCTATGCAATATCCCTACTACAGAATGTAGATAAAGGTGCGAA
This genomic interval from Penaeus monodon isolate SGIC_2016 chromosome 22, NSTDA_Pmon_1, whole genome shotgun sequence contains the following:
- the LOC119586996 gene encoding uncharacterized protein LOC119586996 (The sequence of the model RefSeq protein was modified relative to this genomic sequence to represent the inferred CDS: added 20 bases not found in genome assembly); translated protein: MIRVLLLAVSLMAMASRDWAARGSSLHVPFDVHLRLPKIIFDQSPLKTEAKRSEAMREEERDEVLWTSECSPRVAGVRRGQDARLQCEVVAPTGSVLTWYKEGVPLHREGAQVEVGSTPQELLEEATNMLGLEGELSSTASTSASVLQISSVVYLDCVSDQHQATYKLEVRAPRSQKSYSRLFTVVIVGDESETLEEGPTCRLGALVNALPRIYQHSPAAMGHVGDSVTLPCRSQGHNVTREWLLNNERISGDAIYQISSTGDLMVRRLSAQGRTQYTCRVTSTRFSALSDTVLTEMVTM